The Tenrec ecaudatus isolate mTenEca1 chromosome 4, mTenEca1.hap1, whole genome shotgun sequence region tGGGTTGCAAGTTCATATGAAGGGCCTCCAAAAAGCTCATGGGAGAAGTCTATTGTCTCCGTTTTATTCCTACAAACTTTTCGAAGGCCCCTTATATATAGACAGGTTTGTTCTCAACAAAGCATGTTTAAACATACCTCTGTAATCAGTGGATGTTTGAGACAAGTTCTCTTCAGTAATACACGTGTCTTAGCCTCATTAAGGTGTGgtcaaaaacaaactaacaaaaaatccagatatgacaaaataataatttataaattatcaaggattcatggggaaggaggatgtggggagggaggggaaaaatgaggagctgataccaagggctcaaatagaaagcaaatgctttgagaatgatgatggcaacacatgtgtggatgtgcttaaCACAGTGAAtgcatggatagattgtgatgagttgtacgagcccccaataaaatttaaaaagatcgAATCGAAACAGTAGCTTCTAAGTGGATCTGCTTGGCCAAttaagttcaaggcagagaggtcagttgGGATCCCATGGAGGGTCATCTTGATAGATGTGTTTGAAGGGCACAGAGCATCATGGAGCTTATTGGGAAGATGCTTTAAGAAAATCATTAACTGCTGTGATGAGAAAAAGAGCAGGAAcattgcactgataattatttaaccatcatgacaatgtacctgctcagtgTTAAAGGGTAGCAAGGTCTGTCCTCTGAGAATTTCCTCCGGAAGCCTTATCTTATACACGCTACAGTCTTGATCTTGTCTCTTCAGACTTTTCCCCCCCTTGGTTATAACAAATCAGTCGTTGACGAGTCTTTTAAACAGTTCTTGTTACACATCTCTTATAATAGCCTCTCAGACTACTCTTTGTTCTCCGAGAGCATTTGAAAGGAACAAGAGTTGAGGACCTCGAGGATGCTGAAACTGCCATGTAAAGCAGAGGGCAGGATTCTTTGGGAAGGGTTCAAGAGAGAGAAGCATTGCtttagaagtgtatagacctagactGAACTTTTGTTTATTAAAGGTTTGTTTACAATTTTGAGTACATTGTGATTTACCCTTGGTAAGACCCATGCCTCGGCAGGAcctctagttctttcttctctAAGCACAGATCATTACCAAACAATGTCCAGAGACACCAGTAAATGAAGTACGTGGTGTGAAAgtgagggggaaggagagagccAGCCTAGACCAAGGAGTCAGCTCCTAGTACAGATTACAACAGGGAGGCAAGAAGTAGAACAAAGAGAACAATGAGTAAACTGACCAGGCCAACTTGGGGGAGGGATGGGTGTGGGGCCTTTTGGCCTAATATAGTCCTCAAAGCAAAGCACAAGGGATAGGCCACAGTCATGTGTCTGACTTCCACACATCGTGACTctctgcctgctgggtaaactaggCCCAATCAGTCTGGAAGTGTAATTCAACCAAGGAAGACTTCTAAGCCCTGGTTCTGTAGTGGTTACGTGCTGgggtgtgatctgcatggttggccttTGGAAGCCACCGGCAGTTCTGTTGGAGAAAGgcaactttctactcctggcaaGTTAccgtctaagaaacccacagcgggtagcagagtcagcactgactgatggcagCGCCTTTGCTTTTCCGGTTTTTTCTTGCTGAGGAATACGGACAGATGTAAGAAACGGGGAGCAGCTTCCTATGTTATACTTTAAGTGACATCTCGGCCCCTTCAATATTTTGGTCCCACGTCTGCATTGCCTTTCGACTGTCTCCCGTTCGCTGCCAAGAACTCAGCACTATGCAGTAAACACGGTGCACGAAAATTTCCCACCTTTCCTTTGCTGTCTTCCCTTCCTGATAGTCTCATCCCTTCGTACCCACCTGCTGACTTTCTTTAAAATGCAGCTCGGCTAGCATTTCCTCTTCGAAGCCTTCTTTTATGTCGTGAGGcattatttgtttttatcttgataGTGTGTTTGGCGTCCCCATTCCGTGGGGACATTCCAGGAGGACAGGGTGCATGTGTTTAGCTTTGTGCCTTGCTATCTACCAGAGCCTGATAGGTGATCTATATAGCGCCAATGTGGAGACGCTCTGGGGGTTGCACGTTGTGCTGCGAacccagttggaaaccaccagctgctctgcgggagaaagacatggcgttCTACTCTGTTTCCCGGATCAGAAACACAGGGGCACTTatagcctgtcctgcagggtcactatgagccggcatcgactcaatggcagggcgtTTGTATGCCAATACGGGTTCACTAAGAGGCCTAGCCGACAGTCGGcggcaagtttttttttttttggtcttcaagtTGAGCATATGTAAGTAAACATCAGGGGCACCAGCTTCCTACCCCTCCCTGGCCCCTGTATCGTACTATTCCAGGGCCTAGCTATCTAAGTGCTTGCCCAAAGAGATTCAGATTTGAGGCACTGTCGCTCCGATTCCAGGGACCTCTGcgtcctgagctgctaaccacagtgtcagcggttcgaacccaccagctgctccagggtctTTAGAGTCGGAGTGCGCGGTGGTCTTGCTTTTTGTCACCTGTCCAGCCGTCCGGCCGGCGTCCGGAAGCCGGGAAGCTCAGGGCCGGCGGAAGGCCCGCCCCCAGGCGCACAGAAGCCGGGGATCGCTTCCGGGGCGCGGGGGACCGCACTGCGCAGCCGCAGCCACCGGCCCCACCCGCCCCGCCCTGTCCGGTCCCGCCCCGCGCCCGCTTGCCGCCTGCTGCAGGCCGCGCGCTCCGAGAAGATGAACGCTCCGCACCCGTCCCGCCGCGCCGCCGTGTCCCGCGTAGTCTCGTTCAGCGCGAGCCACCGGCTCCACAGGTGGGGCGCGCCCACAGGTGCACTGGGAGGAGGCGGGCCTTGCGCTGTGGAGACGTCGTCGGGGGCGGGGCCCGCGGCTTGTTTGCCCGTGAGCCGAGGGCGGTGGCGCTTGCGGTTCGGGCACGGGCTGCCGAGGGGAgtgcgagggcgagggcgagtgCGCGGGCGAGGGCGCGGGCGGCCGGCGGCCGCTGTAGGTGACCGAATTCTTGATAGAACCTCCGCTGGGCTTTACAAGGCTCTCAGTTCGGAGCCGAGAGCCACTCTCTCGCTCTGTGTCCCGGGGCCGCGCTGGCCCCCAGGTTTCCCGAGTTACCGCCCAGTTGAAAGGAGTTGAACTTGCCTGGCTTAACACCGCGCTCAGCACCTGTAGGCCAGGAGCGCTAGCCACCTTTGTCAAAAGTAAGCACAAGGCGTTATTCCCTGAATACTGAAGATAACAGTTCCAGAGGTTCCGTTCCATAAAGCCACTCGGGACAAGCCGTACCGTTGGGATTTGCCCGAGTTGGATTATACGAGAGTGATTTTTTTTGAGGAGAGCTATTCACTCAAAGAAGACCCTATTGGTGCCTTGGGTTAAGGGCAGGCTGCCGACCTCATCaacagtagttcaaaaccccaagcagcttcacaggagaaaggtgaggctgtctgcttctgttaagatttacagtccaGGCAAccgtagggagcagttctactctgttggaaTGTACTTAGGGATAGTGATTTTCTGACTACTATTCCCTGCCAAGCCCCACTTAACGGAGTCATCAATAAAATGAGGATGAGGGCCTCTGATGGTGTAACAGTTTATGCTTGGCTGTTAAAACCCAAAGGTGGGCATTTAGAACCCACAACTACTACGGTGAAGAGTAAGGATGTACAGACAGTATCACCTGTGAGGTCTGCATGCCTTAGAACCATCAACCACAGGAGCACAAAGACCGCCTTTCCCCCAAACAGTGTtctgcagggaaggaggaggaatagAACCAGTAACCCAGGGAGGATGTGGGAAAAGACCTGTCCATGGAAAAACCCACGCTCACCCATCCagtttgatgccaactcacagttacgctataggacagggtagaactgtctctgcctttccaaggctgtacctctttatggaatTAGAAGGCTCGTCTCTCACCTTTACAGTGGCtggcgattttgaactgctgactttgaagataGTAGCCCAATGCTATTCAGTATACCACCAGGGTATGTTGAAGGGATTGCAATTATGTCAGGAAGCAAAACTTGTATATATTGTTAAATGGAAAATGAATTGGCtcagtaaactttcacccaaatcacaactaaaaaaaataaaaaggccaactgaaaaagaaaaggagacaCGGAGTAACTGAACCCTTTGCtgtaaattctgactcagagccatcctattGGGCAGAGTAGACCACCCCcttggggcttctgagactataaatcttcatgggagcatatGCCTCCATCTCTTACCCCAGACCCCAGAGGGCATGGGTAGGGAGTTCAAACAGGATCTTTAGCTTGGGCAACCCTGTGCtttaacctctacaccaccaggactcttctgtaatctttacaggaaaagCTCTTAGGGCAGTTCTGTTCAGTCACATGGGTTGTGTAAACGTGGTGTGGGGGCAACATCTGACTTCCTCAAGGGGAAGAAGAATGCAACTCCTCATCAGTCCAAGGCTGATTCTAGATGCAGAGGTCGGGTATTCCTCCACTCTCCAGTCTTCTTACCAGTCctgacaccagccatccctccTATGGCACTCTACATCtgtctgggttcaataattcatttcaGTGACCACACGGAATTCAGACAATAATCACAATTATAGGTTTACTAGGGAATtgtacaggttacaattcaggatcagagatttaaaaagcaaaaaacaattcaggatcagaaatgctcaaggATACCATTGTCAGGCATGCCTCTCTCTGATCCTTGGCCTCAACCACATGGTCCACTGGCCtctgctcaggcaagtgttacaCAGCCCTTTTAGTGCTTTGATGAATACCCAATGGACATGACACTCCAACTGGATAGCAGTGGGCCAGTGTGAGGAGTCAGTGAGCAGGAGACAGTCAGTGGAGGAAGTAATGGAGTCttgaagaaaacccaaacccgagGATGGTGAAGCCTCACCGAAGATGCAGACCTTGGCCGAGTAGTTTGAGTTATAAAAATTTGTAAGGTGAATTGTCCTTTGTCTGGAACTACAGCAGAGCATTGTAGCTTTTTATGTCACCTAATTGAATAATTCACAATGGATTGATGACAGCATCAAGAAATAGTTGCACACACAGCAAGACATTGCCAAAGAGGATACTTACTAGGTCACGGAATTATTTTTCACGATGAAAAAGATTTAAGTCACTTGAGGATAAATATGTTTTTTTTCATCACTGCCCTTCACTCAGTTTGTGCCTAGGTATCAATAAATGTTTATggaatcattttttttaatggaagggcTTTGGGAGGTAGAGCTGTTAGAATCTGTTGTGGAACAAAAGGATCGAATTCAAGGGTTGCTTATGCTAATTTGCATGGTAAACTGAActtaagccaaactcattgccactgagttgattttgactcttagCCACCATATTAGAGAAGAACTGCCTTTACATGTTTCTGGGACTAgaaatctttgtaggagcagagagcctctctctccccactcccacccccacctcctccccatgagcagagtagctggtgggttcaaactgatgacctaaaAAGaccctcaaattcactgccatcatgtcgattctgactcgtagcgacgcAAAACctttgccactagggctccttacttGCATGATACAGTAGTAGTCTTAATTACAGAGTTGATACTGGTTCCTGAAAGTAACGTCGGCGTAATGACATCGACTTCATTTCTGACTTGCCCATTTGGTGAGTGAAGATAATCACAAATTGTGACACACTCAAAGAccagaataaataggaaataaAGGGAATATGGAAGGAACTTGGATGTAATGCTAACATCATGTTTACTTTCTTCTTTGGTCAGCAAATATCTGAGTAATGAAGAAAACCTGAAACTATTTGGGAAGTGCAACAATCCAAATGGCCATGGGCACAATTATAAAGGTGAGAGAAAAAAGGATGGAACTTCAGCCCTTTCAGTGAGAGGCGAAAGGCGCCAAGGTTGTCCAGCAGATAGAGACGTCGTGAGCCAAACCTTACAGACAGAGCAGGAGCGTGGAAGTCAACTTCCACAGACCAAATGGTAGTTTAGAATGAAAAGTTCAAAACGCCTCGCTTGGATGCATCTTAAATTGTGTTTCTCAATTGTCCTGTTACAGATAGTCCAAAACAATgaatagctatatatatatatatatatatatatatatatatatatatatatatatatatatatatacacgcgCCTTAAAATTAAGATTAGTTTAGCAGCATGCTTCCTTCTAATTGGGTTATGATGAGGCTAATGCTAACATTAGAGTAAATAATAACCAACAAGAAGGAAATATTGCCCAGCATTGTGCTAGATGGCAGAAAAATAAACTGGGTTTGAAACTTTGCCAATAGTGCTCTAAAAAAGCAGTTAATTTTCACAAACATAGGAGCTTTGATTCTTTGAGATATAAGAGATTCCTGCAAAAGCTATTACATCTGCTACAGAATCTAATGCATCTGGTGATGTGGAATAAAAGACCAGACAAAATGATAGAAGATGGGGATTTTTATTTGTGACACAGCCTAGATTTGATTGATGATGTCTCTGTTGTTTAACTCACTTATTGCACAATTCCTAAAGTGTTTTTATAGAGCTGTTaatacataaatacataaaaGTTTATTAATTTTCAGGAGAGTCCCTGATTGACACCAATGCTTAAGCACTTGACTCTTagataaaaggttggcagtttgaacacacccaGAAGACAGGCCTCACGGTGATCAGTTTCCCAAAGGTCAGAaccttggaaatcttatggaaCAGCTATTCCACTCTGtacccatggagttgtcaaggGTCAGAATTCATTCACTTGTAACTAACAATAACACCAAAAACATTCGTGTTTTAAAGCCCTGACCAGGGAAGTTTTACAAATGCTTTACACACCATTTGTCAGTTCCCCAGGTGTTACTTTACACGGTATATGTAGTCAAGTGAGTAGAGGGATATGAGTTGAAGGCCCCTTAGTAAGCATAGTTTTGTTTGTTCAGAAGGCTGTTGTCCTGAAGTGAACTCATTCTGGAAGCATGCCTGTACCTTTTCTATTTGTCACAGGTCGAAATTGTGGCAGTGGTGACTTAACACCTAAGTAATCAAGAGCATAAGCTAAATTTACACCCTTTTTTGGTCTTGGCTTCTACCACCGAGCTCCTCTGTCTTGGTTGAGTCTTCTTTTGGTTGATCAAAAGATctgaacaaaaaaagaaaagctgttTGGGGGATGTCATACTTAATTCATTGATGTTGCTAACTTGTGTCTGGTTGTTAATGTGTTGAAAGTCATGCTGGTGTTTtggtctttctgttttctttcccatAGTTGTGGTGACAGTACATGGAGAGGTACGTGCTGAGAACATGTGTGTCCTCTGTGCAGATTGCCAAGCCCTCTGTAATCTAGCATGGTAGAATCTGTGTTGAACGCTCTGTTGCAATCAGTCCTGCTTCATTGCCTTTGTATGTGGGGTGGGCTGCCCTCATTCCAGGCTGCTGCTCTCCCTGAGTGTTGTCTTCACGGTGCTCTGTGTGGACAGAGAGGAGaacagggcagtgaaaaggatGCCTGAATCATGTGGTGTTGCCATGCTGAGATTGATGACTGTCAAAGGGATGGAGGCAAATGTGGGCATAGTCTCTGCACAGTGGGAAGCCTTTAATAACTTGCCAGAGGGTTACATGTAAAGAGCCACTGTAGAAATTCTCACCAGTATTTGTTTTACAGATTGATCCGTCTACAGGAATGGTTATGAATTTGACTGACCTCAAAGAGTACATGGAGGTAATGGTGCTTATTATGTATACTGTTTAAAGGTCCCCTTAGGAACCTTGGTAGTGCCGTGACTAAGTACTTGGCTGGTAAGCAAAAGGTCAATGATTTGAGGCCATCAGCTGATGTGGGGAAAAAGAGATGgccgtctgctcctggaaagaaagatttacagccgtggaaaccttatggagcagttctgccctgtctttaggatcagtgtgagttggaattgacatgatGACATTGGTGTTTGCTGTTTCCCATCTCCGACTGAATGTCTCCAGGAGTCATTGTGAGTAAGAAGGAGCCATTGGACTGCCACGCTCTTGGCTGTCTCAAGTTGTTTGGGTCGCTTAATGGCAATCAGATATGGCGTGTTACAGTGATAACCATGTCCATATCCTTCTAAGACCCAACCTTTTCCTTgaagctttcttttccttttcggAATTTTTCTTGATCTTTCAATCTTAGATTTTAACACCCATGTTGAAGTCAGGAACCCGGTTGGTGCAGtcggttaagtgttggactgctaactgaaaggttgggagtttgaacctactagctgctccacacGAGATTTCCAGCCTTGAAAGGCCTataagggcagttccactctacctataggctcactgtgaattgtAATTGATCTCACATGACTTAATAACCTGGTAGTTAACATATTTTCTTACTTTTCATGAATCTTTGTGGTAAGGTCTAGGACTACCAAAATGAACGAGATATTACTGTTGGCCAGAGTACTCCATGCCACTATTTCTAGGTTCAGTAATCAGTGCTTAAAAAGTGCCGGTTGAATTAATGAGATAAGAGATTGAGTGAATGAACACAAGTACTGTGCTCCAAGTACTTTGGGAAAACTGGAGCTCCTGTATGTGTTAGACGAAAGGCAGGTAGACATCAAGTATGCCAGAGCATTACACGGCAGTAAGAAATCACCAAGCAGGCCCTCGGTGAACACCATACTCCCATTGGCCATCGAGGTTCATCTTGGTGTAGACTCCATGCCATTGAGTACAGTTAGAAAACGCTCTTCAGCAGAGCCGTCGGCATAGGATTTGGAACTTGAACTAGGGTTGAAGAGAAAGCATAGACTGGTGTAGCACATACTCTTTAAATTCTTAggctcactcagggtgcagtgggttacaagaAACAGTATTAttaccaataatgacagtagcaataccaggaggggaaggcgaaggtgcaggagaaagagggaaccggtcacaatgctctacatataaccccctccctggggggtggaaaacagaaaagtgggtgaagggagacatc contains the following coding sequences:
- the LOC142445085 gene encoding 6-pyruvoyl tetrahydrobiopterin synthase encodes the protein MNAPHPSRRAAVSRVVSFSASHRLHSKYLSNEENLKLFGKCNNPNGHGHNYKVVVTVHGEIDPSTGMVMNLTDLKEYMEEAIMKPLDHKNLDLDVPYFADVVSTTENVAVYIWENLQKFLPVGLLYKVKVYETDNNIVVYKGE